One window of the Streptomyces asoensis genome contains the following:
- a CDS encoding Hsp70 family protein, which translates to MTEPSAPASGGTVAVRTSARSPVLVVDLGTTSSSAVVASADGQHHLLKHTDGITRHDWLPTAVLLDQDTFLVGWQAYERRGDDPALYRTEFKPDIGSAVPIPFGRSSFPAATLVTAVLAHIREIAAELGPVPERVLLTVPAETTHARRDAMVGAGRAAGFDDVDLLPEPVAAAYAPTLGGDWQRGDLVLVYDFGGGTFDAALVRIGDRTHEILGQQSLLTGHGGRDIDAALMADLRPAADRWLTADPTREDIRHRLDRRTADAAVALKHRLSTAERATAEIALDIPTQWVSRDRLHDIAMPVLAGTVACCRALISQAGATLDQIAAVVLVGGSTRLRMAAAYVEKELGLPVRRTADPTLAVVHGAARWAGLTAGGGMTGEAPTELEYPLRWPIPAGEARLERWLVAEHGTYPAGAALARVRLTDNTLHDLCAPREGRIVRRHALEGQCVFDGDWLVTVVHPLPPGAEFTYELVPWAQGRRSSTPDPRHPKRAARRGGGDDRDDDREIPPR; encoded by the coding sequence ATGACCGAGCCGAGTGCCCCTGCCTCCGGCGGTACCGTCGCTGTCCGGACGAGCGCCCGCAGTCCCGTCCTCGTCGTCGACCTGGGGACCACCAGTTCGTCGGCCGTCGTCGCCTCCGCGGACGGGCAGCACCACCTGCTCAAGCACACCGACGGCATCACCCGGCACGACTGGCTGCCCACTGCGGTCCTCCTCGATCAGGACACCTTCCTGGTGGGCTGGCAGGCCTACGAACGCCGAGGCGACGATCCGGCTCTCTACCGGACCGAGTTCAAGCCCGACATCGGCAGCGCCGTTCCCATTCCCTTCGGCCGTTCCTCCTTCCCGGCAGCAACGCTCGTGACGGCGGTGCTGGCGCACATCCGTGAGATCGCCGCCGAGCTCGGTCCCGTGCCGGAGCGCGTCCTGCTGACCGTGCCCGCCGAGACCACGCACGCCCGCCGCGATGCCATGGTGGGGGCAGGGCGGGCCGCGGGCTTCGACGACGTGGATCTGTTGCCGGAGCCGGTCGCGGCGGCCTACGCCCCCACCCTGGGCGGCGACTGGCAACGGGGTGACCTGGTCCTGGTGTACGACTTCGGCGGTGGGACCTTCGACGCCGCTCTGGTTCGCATCGGCGACCGTACGCACGAGATCCTCGGCCAGCAGAGTCTCCTGACCGGCCACGGCGGACGGGACATCGACGCCGCCCTCATGGCGGACCTCCGCCCCGCCGCCGACCGATGGCTCACCGCCGATCCCACACGCGAGGACATCCGCCACCGCCTCGACAGGCGCACCGCGGATGCTGCTGTCGCCCTCAAGCACCGCCTGAGCACGGCCGAGCGGGCGACCGCCGAGATCGCCCTCGACATACCCACACAGTGGGTGTCCCGCGACCGCCTCCATGACATCGCCATGCCTGTACTGGCCGGGACCGTCGCCTGCTGCCGGGCGCTCATCAGCCAGGCGGGGGCCACTCTTGACCAAATAGCCGCGGTCGTCCTCGTCGGCGGAAGCACCCGCCTGCGCATGGCCGCCGCGTACGTCGAGAAGGAACTCGGCCTCCCCGTACGCCGAACCGCCGACCCGACGCTCGCGGTGGTCCACGGTGCGGCCCGCTGGGCCGGTCTGACCGCCGGCGGCGGCATGACCGGCGAGGCGCCGACGGAGCTGGAGTACCCGCTGAGGTGGCCGATTCCGGCTGGAGAGGCCAGGCTGGAGCGCTGGCTCGTCGCCGAGCACGGCACCTATCCGGCGGGCGCCGCCCTCGCCCGCGTCCGCCTGACCGACAACACCCTCCACGACCTGTGCGCACCCCGCGAGGGGAGGATCGTCCGGCGCCACGCCCTGGAGGGCCAGTGCGTCTTCGACGGCGACTGGCTCGTCACCGTGGTGCATCCGCTGCCGCCCGGTGCCGAGTTCACGTACGAACTGGTGCCCTGGGCACAGGGCCGTCGGAGCAGTACGCCGGACCCTCGCCACCCGAAGCGCGCCGCACGGCGAGGAGGTGGCGATGACCGGGACGACGACCGGGAGATCCCCCCTCGCTGA
- a CDS encoding dynamin family protein, producing MTGTTTGRSPLADWAMDHLACGRDLIERHVPEPQERARLLGLLDAAARRIRDTRLRLAVVGEFSSGKSTLINALLGDGLLPAGALPTTGAATWVTASRGTPGYSFRLDRSAHHIVLLDGRPPAPEVLSSLRGTEPDAEPSADGAVLLRELVSEGPWCDRIDELTLSGCAPLLDQGAVLIDTPGSNSPVAGHVRVTRRVMAEEADAAVVVVSSHVLITDSLVRFLQDAVPAPAGGRYLFVITRMDDLDGDDEYASVLCSVRTRVQRQLGIRDPVVLGAAPAGVMKRLAGRSLTAAAAHWHERFPELEQALGRFVTEQRPAGVPLRVLRSLDEALALVEEALTHRHQNLEAACTELTARPVRELDDFLSPRAEPVRAVTRQVAQAARTVRRDVDLACDDVFRSAATSLVALVYSSRSRTELATRVGATAAHTVEEAVIALSEELADLISRQVNDAASGAVRLLDEAFTAEYADCLPTPVPPVGQEPNAIEALGPPLGGRLHGTTLSRSAVLGALARNEYLGKCAALVLGGFPLFPGLDRLQEEVLTSLTTWLESVHEEVRVDARRLAEAAVARLEQHTSALVEAYRATRTGTVAQLLSDRAAAYRRMGKEGAAVAKGMATVRQRRLLVRTHLTRLDVPREPYE from the coding sequence ATGACCGGGACGACGACCGGGAGATCCCCCCTCGCTGACTGGGCCATGGACCACCTCGCGTGCGGCCGGGACCTGATCGAGCGGCATGTGCCGGAGCCACAGGAGCGGGCGCGGCTGCTGGGCCTGCTGGACGCGGCGGCCCGCCGGATCCGGGACACCCGGCTGCGCCTCGCCGTGGTCGGCGAGTTCTCCAGCGGCAAGAGCACGCTGATCAACGCTCTGCTCGGCGACGGCCTCCTGCCGGCGGGAGCGTTACCCACGACTGGCGCGGCCACCTGGGTGACTGCCTCCCGGGGCACGCCCGGCTACTCGTTCCGGCTGGACAGATCAGCACATCACATCGTCCTGCTGGACGGCCGGCCCCCGGCTCCGGAGGTGCTGTCCTCACTGCGCGGCACCGAGCCGGATGCGGAGCCGTCGGCTGACGGCGCCGTCCTGCTGCGGGAACTGGTCTCCGAGGGGCCCTGGTGCGACCGGATCGACGAGCTGACCCTGAGCGGGTGCGCGCCGCTGCTCGACCAGGGAGCGGTCCTGATCGACACACCCGGCAGCAACTCGCCCGTCGCCGGGCACGTCCGGGTCACCCGGCGGGTGATGGCCGAGGAAGCGGACGCCGCTGTTGTCGTCGTCTCCTCGCACGTCCTCATCACCGACTCGTTGGTGCGGTTCCTCCAGGACGCCGTGCCGGCACCGGCAGGCGGCCGGTACCTCTTCGTGATCACGCGCATGGACGATCTCGACGGGGACGACGAGTACGCCTCGGTGCTGTGCTCGGTGCGCACGCGCGTGCAGCGGCAGCTGGGCATCCGGGACCCCGTCGTGCTCGGCGCAGCGCCGGCAGGTGTCATGAAGCGGCTCGCCGGGCGGTCCCTGACCGCCGCGGCCGCTCACTGGCACGAGCGGTTCCCGGAGCTGGAGCAGGCCCTCGGACGCTTTGTCACCGAGCAACGCCCCGCCGGCGTGCCTCTGCGCGTGCTGCGCTCGCTCGACGAGGCGCTCGCCCTCGTCGAGGAGGCGCTGACGCACCGTCACCAGAACCTGGAAGCGGCATGTACGGAGCTGACGGCGCGCCCGGTACGAGAACTGGACGACTTCCTGTCGCCACGGGCCGAACCCGTCAGGGCCGTGACCCGCCAGGTGGCCCAGGCAGCCCGGACAGTGCGCCGGGACGTGGACCTGGCCTGCGACGACGTATTCCGTAGTGCCGCGACCTCCCTCGTGGCGTTGGTGTACTCCTCCCGGTCCCGCACCGAACTGGCCACACGTGTAGGTGCCACCGCCGCACACACCGTCGAGGAAGCCGTCATCGCCCTGTCCGAGGAATTGGCCGACCTGATCAGCCGGCAGGTGAACGACGCCGCTTCGGGGGCTGTCCGGCTGCTCGATGAGGCATTCACAGCCGAGTACGCGGACTGTCTCCCCACCCCCGTGCCTCCGGTGGGGCAGGAACCGAACGCGATCGAGGCACTTGGCCCGCCGCTCGGCGGGCGCCTGCACGGGACGACGCTGAGCAGGAGTGCCGTCCTCGGTGCCCTGGCGAGGAACGAGTACCTGGGTAAGTGCGCCGCCCTGGTGCTCGGCGGGTTCCCGCTGTTCCCCGGCCTCGATCGGCTCCAGGAGGAGGTACTGACGAGCCTGACCACCTGGCTGGAATCGGTGCACGAGGAGGTGCGCGTCGACGCACGGCGGCTGGCCGAGGCCGCCGTCGCGCGGCTGGAGCAGCACACGTCCGCCCTCGTGGAGGCGTACCGGGCCACGCGTACCGGCACGGTGGCGCAGCTGCTGAGCGATCGGGCCGCAGCGTACCGGCGCATGGGGAAGGAAGGTGCCGCGGTCGCCAAGGGGATGGCCACCGTTCGTCAACGCCGACTGCTGGTGCGTACCCACCTGACGCGTCTCGACGTTCCGAGGGAGCCCTATGAATGA
- a CDS encoding dynamin family protein produces MPKSADADDLGGIARKRRVLLELIERQSMVVRDLRDEAVAGDLADLEQQVRDGRFTVMIVGDFNRGKSTLVNAMLGSRVLPTKPEPTTAVITEVHYAEQATAHLYPTSDNGLTPEPVQVDLDLLEEYLAVDQDAPDVAGLYERAVVRWPVALCRDGVVLVDSPGLNNINVHTGITLNYLQSADAVIMVVDATVAFAENEREYLESRIRASGHEDVLFVITKTDTLDTYELPIALQSIRRTVEKLRRPREALFFVRAKQALNGRVSGDQELIETSGITEFEEALSEFLARERGRVQLLIAANRLGTYTVMSHGAVADRRRLAASSHAELERRHAALQPELLALEARRQRFLDAAGAVIDEAQMSIDARARDLLRTIADQCVDWAVTTETEAGIGWSLRLKKNAEALAKELGAALAARAESEVTVWQAEVLKPALETYGAVLSTVMESEVERFEADLRALRSTLFAAGASDTIGDVAGPGMGERTVATVLGWVGGGPALGFAGARFGMKGMLKQAAPIMGGLAVGVLLGVGTGGLAFIAMGIAAALNFKELPAAEKKVRQAIGARIRDQLLAQRETHTARMATEAVRGLRDATSAFASGLHTEIESVRSQVDAALEAKRQGGEAVAAELRLLDTLAAELDRIDRDTAELRAGLDPLPGL; encoded by the coding sequence ATGCCCAAGAGCGCTGACGCGGACGACCTCGGCGGCATCGCCAGGAAAAGGCGGGTTCTCCTGGAGTTGATCGAGCGGCAGTCCATGGTCGTTCGTGATCTGCGGGACGAGGCCGTCGCCGGTGACCTGGCGGATCTCGAACAGCAGGTACGGGACGGACGCTTCACCGTGATGATCGTCGGCGACTTCAACCGGGGCAAGAGCACCCTGGTCAACGCCATGCTCGGCAGCCGGGTCCTGCCCACCAAGCCGGAGCCGACCACCGCCGTCATCACGGAGGTGCACTACGCCGAGCAGGCCACGGCCCACCTGTACCCGACGTCCGACAACGGCCTGACGCCCGAGCCGGTACAGGTGGACCTCGACCTCCTCGAGGAGTACCTGGCGGTAGACCAGGACGCCCCCGATGTGGCCGGCCTGTACGAGCGTGCGGTGGTGCGATGGCCGGTCGCCCTGTGTCGCGACGGAGTGGTGCTGGTCGACAGCCCCGGGCTCAACAACATCAACGTGCACACCGGCATCACCCTGAACTACCTCCAGAGCGCCGACGCGGTGATCATGGTGGTCGACGCGACCGTCGCCTTCGCCGAGAACGAGCGCGAATACCTGGAATCCAGGATCCGTGCAAGTGGCCACGAAGACGTTCTGTTCGTGATCACCAAGACCGACACCCTGGACACGTACGAACTGCCGATCGCCCTCCAGTCCATCCGGCGGACGGTGGAGAAGCTGCGCCGCCCGCGGGAAGCGCTGTTCTTCGTACGCGCCAAGCAAGCCCTCAACGGGCGGGTGAGCGGCGACCAGGAACTGATCGAGACCTCCGGAATCACCGAGTTCGAGGAGGCGCTGTCCGAGTTCCTCGCCCGGGAGAGGGGACGCGTGCAACTCCTGATCGCCGCGAACCGACTCGGTACGTACACCGTCATGTCCCATGGCGCGGTGGCCGACCGCCGCCGGCTCGCGGCCTCGAGCCATGCGGAGCTGGAGCGTCGGCACGCCGCGCTCCAGCCAGAGTTGCTCGCCCTGGAGGCGCGTCGGCAGAGGTTCCTCGACGCCGCCGGCGCGGTCATCGACGAGGCACAGATGTCCATCGACGCACGCGCCAGGGACCTTCTGCGCACCATCGCCGACCAGTGCGTCGACTGGGCTGTGACGACGGAGACGGAGGCCGGTATCGGCTGGAGCCTCCGGCTGAAGAAGAACGCCGAAGCGTTGGCCAAGGAACTGGGCGCCGCGCTCGCCGCCCGCGCCGAGTCCGAGGTCACCGTGTGGCAGGCCGAGGTGTTGAAGCCGGCGTTGGAGACGTATGGTGCTGTCCTCTCCACGGTGATGGAGAGCGAGGTCGAGCGTTTCGAGGCCGACCTCAGGGCTCTGCGTTCCACGCTCTTCGCGGCCGGAGCGAGCGACACCATCGGCGACGTCGCCGGGCCCGGCATGGGGGAACGGACCGTGGCAACGGTGCTCGGCTGGGTCGGCGGCGGACCGGCCCTCGGCTTCGCCGGTGCCAGGTTCGGCATGAAGGGCATGCTCAAGCAAGCGGCACCGATCATGGGCGGGCTGGCCGTTGGTGTCCTGCTCGGCGTGGGGACCGGAGGACTGGCCTTCATCGCGATGGGCATCGCGGCCGCGCTGAACTTCAAGGAGCTGCCTGCGGCGGAGAAGAAGGTCCGCCAAGCGATCGGTGCGCGCATCAGGGACCAGCTGCTGGCCCAGCGGGAGACCCACACCGCGAGGATGGCCACGGAGGCCGTCCGCGGTCTCCGTGACGCCACAAGTGCCTTTGCGTCCGGCCTGCACACCGAGATCGAGTCGGTACGCAGCCAGGTGGACGCCGCTCTCGAAGCCAAGCGGCAGGGCGGCGAGGCCGTCGCCGCGGAACTTCGACTGCTCGACACCCTTGCGGCGGAGCTCGACCGCATCGACCGCGACACCGCCGAATTGCGCGCGGGACTGGACCCTCTCCCCGGCCTGTGA
- a CDS encoding roadblock/LC7 domain-containing protein yields MAVETEVLNELHRLRARIPELTGALAAGADGLVLAEDMPDVQPEGLAALTAAALGVGRRMVDLAARGEFRELLVRGAGGYLATYAAGPSAVLTLLADDRTNVGRLHLEGRRSGTRIAELLLAARSMDDGPVVHGGEPPAPQFRGRILGALPLRIPPQSRYEP; encoded by the coding sequence ATGGCCGTCGAGACCGAGGTTCTGAACGAACTGCACCGGTTGCGTGCCCGTATACCGGAGCTGACAGGGGCGTTGGCGGCCGGTGCCGACGGTCTCGTGCTTGCCGAGGACATGCCGGACGTGCAGCCGGAAGGGCTGGCCGCGCTCACCGCGGCGGCGCTCGGCGTCGGGCGCCGGATGGTCGACCTCGCGGCCCGCGGCGAGTTCCGCGAGCTGCTGGTGCGTGGGGCCGGGGGCTACCTCGCGACGTACGCGGCCGGGCCGTCCGCCGTCCTGACGTTGCTCGCCGACGACCGGACCAACGTCGGCCGTCTGCATCTGGAGGGGCGGCGCAGCGGCACGCGCATCGCCGAACTGCTGCTGGCGGCGCGGTCCATGGACGACGGGCCCGTCGTCCATGGCGGTGAGCCACCGGCTCCGCAGTTCCGCGGCCGGATCCTCGGCGCTCTGCCCCTGCGTATCCCGCCGCAGTCCCGATACGAGCCCTGA